Proteins encoded by one window of Gordonia jinghuaiqii:
- a CDS encoding ABC transporter permease produces MSTDVLRQLWGRWSVTLPAVGIFAVVYGILLAVSPQEGTSYSFGNFMALVAPLALAAAGTTLVLLTGGFDLSVAGVISLTNVICATQMAGASSPWMIVALVLAVGMIAGAINGFLVVFLGLQSLAVSLAVHIVVTGLALVVLPAPGGTIPLDFTSFVQKSVGGTVPMALIVMLVVALAWLVFRNTRTGVAVVALGGDREATRLSGVPVRAAEFSAWVLAGLLYGMAGAMLAGTTATGNPAAGTPFQLTAFAAMALGLISFKGGRGSVIAAMFGAATLMAIPKVLFGLGVADFWVGACQGIVIILALAIPLAGRFLTTRRRPAAESGSDDARPYGAQVDGSESGSATVESVSSASVSGDPALAGAATRKEVRS; encoded by the coding sequence ATGAGTACAGATGTGCTGAGGCAGTTGTGGGGTCGCTGGTCGGTCACCCTGCCCGCGGTGGGCATCTTCGCGGTGGTCTACGGAATCCTGCTGGCGGTCTCTCCGCAGGAGGGGACGAGCTACTCCTTCGGGAACTTCATGGCGCTGGTGGCGCCGCTGGCACTGGCGGCCGCGGGAACCACCCTCGTGCTGCTGACCGGCGGATTCGATCTGTCTGTGGCAGGTGTCATCTCGCTGACCAACGTCATCTGCGCGACGCAGATGGCAGGGGCGTCGTCGCCGTGGATGATCGTCGCGCTGGTCCTCGCCGTCGGCATGATCGCGGGTGCGATCAACGGATTCCTGGTGGTGTTCCTGGGCTTGCAGTCCCTGGCGGTCAGCCTGGCGGTGCACATCGTGGTGACCGGTCTCGCGCTGGTGGTCCTGCCCGCCCCGGGCGGCACGATCCCACTCGACTTCACCTCGTTCGTGCAGAAGAGCGTCGGCGGTACGGTGCCGATGGCGCTGATCGTGATGCTGGTGGTGGCGCTGGCCTGGCTCGTCTTCCGCAACACCCGGACCGGTGTCGCCGTGGTCGCCCTCGGCGGTGACCGTGAGGCGACCCGCCTGTCCGGTGTCCCGGTCCGTGCCGCCGAGTTCTCCGCATGGGTGCTCGCCGGCCTGCTCTACGGAATGGCCGGCGCGATGCTCGCCGGGACCACGGCGACCGGCAACCCGGCGGCCGGCACCCCGTTCCAGCTCACGGCTTTCGCCGCGATGGCGCTGGGCCTGATCAGCTTCAAGGGCGGACGGGGCAGCGTGATCGCCGCGATGTTCGGTGCGGCAACCCTGATGGCCATCCCCAAGGTGCTGTTCGGTCTCGGTGTGGCGGACTTCTGGGTCGGCGCCTGCCAGGGCATCGTCATCATCCTGGCGCTCGCGATCCCGCTGGCCGGACGATTCCTCACCACCCGGCGACGCCCGGCGGCCGAATCCGGCTCCGACGACGCCCGGCCCTACGGTGCACAGGTCGACGGTTCCGAGAGCGGGAGCGCCACAGTCGAATCCGTGTCATCTGCGAGCGTTTCCGGTGATCCGGCGCTCGCCGGGGCCGCCACGCGAAAGGAAGTACGGAGCTGA
- a CDS encoding phosphotransferase, with amino-acid sequence MTERTMSFFEQVLVETAVAAPQQPVDRALVEQLLVENYGLRGHLEPIATEKDDTFRLRDDRDYLVKCSPATEDPELVDLQTAAMVHLEVTSPDLPVQRVIPTRDSAREVVIPGTEPYPRILRVLSYVPGDLLKDGARTATHWSAAGKMLGRLTVAMEGFSHPRDKRRLLWDMGNFDKLSELLTFVDDEPSRTLADAVFAEYCDTVAPRLDDLERQVIHGDFSPYNAVVDSQDPQFVTGIIDFGDVVHTCVAFDVAVGMANLIGVDETDPWGHALDFLDGYLETRPLPADAVELLREIALGRLLLRALVVRWRAHGDPERHAYLVTHAARDWTYLRRAHEVDAGDVRSRLRAAAERSARRGAEAASVVASDNSELESPEGAHQR; translated from the coding sequence ATGACCGAACGCACCATGAGCTTCTTCGAACAGGTACTCGTCGAGACCGCGGTCGCCGCGCCGCAACAGCCCGTCGACCGCGCCCTGGTGGAGCAGTTGCTCGTCGAGAACTACGGCCTCCGCGGGCATCTGGAACCGATCGCCACCGAGAAGGACGACACCTTCCGGTTGCGCGATGATCGTGACTACCTCGTCAAATGCTCGCCGGCGACCGAGGATCCGGAACTGGTCGACCTGCAGACGGCGGCGATGGTCCATCTGGAGGTGACCAGTCCCGACCTCCCGGTCCAACGGGTGATCCCGACCAGGGACTCCGCCCGCGAGGTCGTCATCCCCGGCACCGAGCCCTACCCCCGAATCCTGCGGGTGCTGAGCTACGTTCCGGGTGACCTCCTCAAGGACGGCGCCCGGACCGCGACGCACTGGTCCGCGGCGGGCAAGATGCTCGGCCGGCTCACCGTGGCGATGGAAGGGTTCTCCCATCCCCGTGACAAGCGCCGGTTGCTCTGGGACATGGGCAATTTCGACAAGCTGTCGGAGTTGCTGACCTTCGTCGACGACGAGCCCTCACGAACCCTGGCAGATGCCGTCTTCGCCGAGTACTGCGACACGGTCGCGCCGCGTCTCGACGACCTCGAACGCCAGGTGATCCACGGCGACTTCAGTCCGTACAACGCCGTGGTCGACTCACAGGACCCGCAATTCGTCACCGGCATCATCGATTTCGGTGACGTGGTGCACACCTGCGTGGCATTCGACGTCGCGGTCGGGATGGCGAACCTGATCGGCGTCGACGAGACGGATCCGTGGGGGCACGCCCTGGACTTTCTCGACGGCTACCTCGAGACCCGCCCGCTGCCGGCCGACGCCGTCGAACTGTTGCGCGAGATCGCTCTCGGGCGCCTGTTGTTGCGGGCCCTCGTCGTGCGTTGGCGCGCACACGGCGATCCCGAGCGACACGCCTATCTCGTCACCCATGCAGCCCGTGACTGGACCTACCTGCGCCGTGCCCACGAGGTCGACGCCGGCGACGTGCGCAGTCGCCTGCGTGCCGCCGCCGAGCGGAGCGCACGTCGCGGCGCGGAGGCGGCATCGGTTGTGGCATCAGACAACTCCGAACTCGAATCACCTGAAGGAGCACACCAGCGATGA
- a CDS encoding NAD-dependent succinate-semialdehyde dehydrogenase: MTGWAGSELLGHLETGIHVGHWRSPAEPRTLAVTSPATGAEIATVADAREADARAALDTAVAAMAGWSATSPIARADLLMAAYARVLEVADDLAVVICAETGKTLAEAKGEVAYGAQYLRWYAEEAVRLGGRIATSPDGSTDIVVERGPVGPCLLITPWNFPFAMVTRKVAPALAAGNTVILKPSELTPLSAYVLVHVLLEVGVPAGVVSLLTTTRPAEISEPLLSDARLRKVSFTGSTGVGRLLHEQASAHFAKTSLELGGDAPLLVFDDADVDRAVEGIMLAKFRNSGQSCVAANRIYLQRSIAGPVVDKLAERIDALRVDDGFADGADVGAVIDERAQAKCAQIVDTAVAAGGTVRARSSVPSTGSFVPATLVVDVPLESPLRDQEIFGPIAIVSIFDDEDEVISAANNTSYGLASYVFTQDIDRASRVGRAIDAGMVGINTGLISNVAAPFGGVKDSGVGREGGAEGIEEYQNLRYLSVVRGR, from the coding sequence ATGACTGGTTGGGCGGGTAGCGAGCTGCTCGGGCATCTCGAGACGGGTATCCACGTGGGGCACTGGCGATCGCCTGCCGAACCGCGGACGCTCGCGGTCACCTCACCCGCGACCGGTGCGGAGATCGCGACGGTGGCCGACGCGCGCGAGGCCGACGCGCGTGCCGCGCTCGACACCGCGGTGGCCGCGATGGCCGGCTGGTCGGCGACCAGCCCGATCGCGCGTGCCGACCTGCTGATGGCCGCGTATGCGCGGGTCCTCGAGGTCGCGGACGATCTCGCCGTCGTGATCTGCGCCGAAACCGGGAAGACGCTCGCCGAGGCCAAGGGTGAAGTCGCCTATGGTGCACAGTATCTCCGCTGGTATGCCGAGGAGGCCGTCCGACTCGGCGGTCGCATCGCGACTTCTCCGGACGGTTCCACCGACATCGTCGTCGAACGTGGTCCGGTGGGTCCGTGCCTGTTGATCACGCCGTGGAACTTCCCCTTCGCCATGGTCACCCGCAAGGTCGCCCCGGCCCTCGCGGCGGGCAACACGGTGATCCTCAAGCCGTCGGAGCTGACCCCGTTGTCGGCGTATGTGCTCGTCCACGTGCTGCTCGAGGTCGGGGTGCCCGCCGGCGTCGTCTCGCTGCTGACCACCACCCGCCCCGCCGAGATCAGCGAGCCGCTGCTGTCCGACGCACGGCTGCGCAAGGTGTCGTTCACCGGATCGACCGGTGTCGGACGGCTCCTGCACGAGCAGGCGTCGGCGCACTTCGCCAAGACCTCGCTCGAACTCGGCGGTGATGCACCGCTTCTCGTCTTCGACGACGCCGATGTCGATCGCGCGGTCGAGGGAATCATGCTCGCCAAGTTCCGCAACTCCGGGCAGTCGTGTGTGGCCGCCAACCGGATCTACCTGCAGCGCAGCATCGCCGGACCGGTGGTGGACAAGCTCGCGGAGCGCATCGATGCCCTGCGTGTGGACGACGGATTCGCCGACGGCGCCGATGTCGGCGCCGTCATCGACGAACGCGCACAGGCCAAGTGCGCACAGATCGTGGACACCGCGGTCGCCGCGGGCGGCACGGTCCGCGCGCGTAGTTCGGTCCCCTCGACCGGTAGCTTCGTGCCCGCCACCCTGGTCGTCGACGTGCCGTTGGAATCGCCGCTCCGCGATCAGGAGATCTTCGGTCCCATCGCGATCGTCAGCATCTTCGACGACGAGGACGAGGTCATCTCCGCCGCGAACAACACGTCCTACGGGCTCGCGTCCTACGTCTTCACCCAGGACATCGATCGCGCGAGCCGCGTCGGCCGGGCCATCGACGCCGGGATGGTCGGCATCAACACCGGTCTGATCTCGAACGTCGCGGCTCCCTTCGGCGGTGTCAAGGACTCGGGAGTGGGTCGCGAAGGCGGAGCAGAGGGCATCGAGGAGTACCAGAACCTGCGCTACCTCTCCGTGGTGCGCGGGCGATGA
- a CDS encoding aspartate aminotransferase family protein, giving the protein MSKPVMVNAYDPADADRVEPRTRKLIERREDVLGPGYRLFYREPLAVERGEGAHLFDADGNDYLDVYNNVPSVGHCHPHVVGAVHAQMQRLNTNTRYVQESLVAYSERLVATFPDELNRVTFTCTGSEANDLALRVARYHTGNQGVIVTEGAYHGLTSEVAAFSPSLGIGSPLGSHVRTIKAPDQRLAPGSMQDYMRDQIRGAIADLQRHGYGLAAFFADSIFSSDGVFSDPAGFLQPIVEEVHNAGGLYVADEVQPGFCRLGESWWGFQRHGITPDLVTIGKPMGNGIPVAAVIFRSEVTEDFGRNVRYFNTFGGSSVPIAAANAVLDVIEQEGLQERARTVGATLRSGIEEVLAPYDAVAEVRGIGYFLGVDIVDAAGDPDPVRAADLVNDLRNRRVLISASGPDGNVLKIRPPLAFSAADADRFLTELAAAGPVLKG; this is encoded by the coding sequence ATGAGCAAGCCCGTCATGGTCAACGCCTACGATCCGGCCGACGCCGACCGCGTCGAGCCGCGTACCAGGAAGCTGATCGAGCGGCGCGAGGACGTCCTCGGGCCCGGCTACCGCCTGTTCTACCGGGAGCCGCTGGCGGTCGAGCGTGGGGAAGGGGCGCACCTGTTCGACGCCGACGGCAACGACTACCTCGACGTCTACAACAACGTTCCGAGCGTGGGGCATTGTCACCCGCACGTGGTCGGCGCCGTGCACGCGCAGATGCAGCGTCTGAACACCAACACGCGCTACGTCCAGGAGTCGCTGGTCGCCTACTCCGAGCGCCTCGTCGCGACGTTTCCGGACGAACTGAACCGGGTGACCTTCACCTGCACCGGTTCCGAGGCCAACGACCTCGCTCTCCGCGTCGCTCGGTACCACACCGGCAACCAGGGCGTGATCGTCACCGAAGGTGCCTACCACGGCCTCACGTCGGAGGTTGCTGCCTTCTCGCCGTCCCTGGGCATCGGTTCTCCGCTCGGATCACACGTCCGCACGATCAAGGCCCCCGACCAGCGTCTCGCGCCGGGTTCGATGCAGGACTACATGCGCGACCAGATCCGCGGCGCCATAGCCGATCTGCAGCGGCACGGTTACGGTCTCGCCGCCTTCTTCGCCGACAGCATCTTCTCCAGTGACGGCGTCTTCTCCGACCCGGCGGGCTTCCTGCAGCCGATCGTCGAGGAGGTCCACAACGCGGGTGGTCTCTACGTCGCCGACGAGGTGCAGCCGGGGTTCTGCCGACTCGGTGAGTCCTGGTGGGGATTCCAGCGGCACGGCATCACCCCCGATCTCGTCACCATCGGAAAGCCGATGGGCAACGGCATCCCCGTCGCGGCGGTGATCTTCCGGAGCGAGGTGACCGAGGATTTCGGTCGTAATGTCAGATACTTCAACACCTTCGGCGGAAGCTCGGTTCCCATCGCGGCGGCGAACGCGGTACTCGACGTCATCGAGCAGGAAGGACTGCAGGAACGCGCACGCACCGTCGGTGCCACGTTGCGCAGCGGGATCGAAGAGGTGCTCGCGCCGTACGACGCGGTCGCCGAGGTGCGCGGTATCGGTTACTTCCTCGGGGTCGACATCGTCGACGCGGCGGGCGACCCGGATCCGGTCAGGGCCGCCGACCTGGTGAACGACCTGCGCAACCGTCGGGTGCTGATCTCGGCGAGCGGACCGGACGGCAACGTGCTGAAGATCCGTCCGCCGCTGGCGTTCTCGGCCGCCGACGCCGACCGATTCCTGACCGAGCTGGCGGCCGCCGGCCCGGTGCTCAAGGGCTGA
- a CDS encoding bifunctional adenosylcobinamide kinase/adenosylcobinamide-phosphate guanylyltransferase — protein sequence MEVVLLGTGAADGWPNPFCRCASCVDAAATSEIRGQTAALVDDTLMLDCGPEIPGAAARFGRSLAGVRYVLVTHAHSDHLGPQMLLSRSWVHGLGELQLVGPAEALDTCRDWVGPDDPVTFVPVAAGDRIQLGDYDVRVLPARHRVFADGDAVLYDVTGADGARFLWATDTGMWPRPFFDSVAGARYDTVFLEETFGDHDDLSSGHLGLNGFRKMVESMRAVGAATDSTDLVAVHLGHHNPPVGELRRRLAEVGARPGRDGETVTVGGVASIDGTTRGHRTFVTGGARSGKSRYAEALLGDAAEVVYVAAGGRRADDPDWARRVELHRARRPASWTTLETTDVPGVLRSASSPILIECLGTWLTARLDHHEVWDSGDLTGVRGDVAELLDAWQSCEAPVVAVSNEAGSGVVPATASGRLFRDELGRLNAAIADTSDSVVLMVAGQALTIR from the coding sequence ATGGAGGTCGTGCTGCTCGGCACCGGTGCCGCCGACGGTTGGCCGAATCCGTTCTGCCGGTGCGCGTCCTGCGTCGACGCCGCGGCGACCTCGGAGATCCGAGGCCAGACCGCAGCGCTCGTGGACGACACCCTGATGCTCGACTGCGGTCCCGAGATACCTGGAGCTGCAGCACGATTCGGCCGATCCCTCGCCGGTGTCCGGTATGTGCTCGTCACGCACGCGCACTCCGACCATCTCGGACCGCAGATGTTGTTGTCGCGGTCGTGGGTTCACGGGCTGGGCGAACTGCAGTTGGTCGGACCCGCCGAGGCGTTGGACACCTGCCGGGACTGGGTGGGCCCCGACGATCCGGTGACGTTCGTGCCGGTTGCGGCGGGAGACCGGATTCAACTGGGGGACTACGATGTTCGAGTGCTGCCCGCGCGGCATCGGGTCTTCGCCGACGGCGACGCCGTACTCTACGACGTGACCGGCGCCGACGGTGCGCGATTCTTGTGGGCAACCGACACCGGGATGTGGCCGCGGCCCTTCTTCGACTCTGTGGCCGGAGCGCGGTACGACACGGTGTTCCTCGAGGAGACCTTCGGTGACCACGACGACCTGTCATCGGGCCACCTGGGCCTCAACGGATTTCGGAAGATGGTCGAGTCGATGCGCGCCGTGGGCGCGGCCACCGATTCCACCGACCTCGTCGCGGTGCACCTCGGCCATCACAATCCGCCGGTGGGTGAGCTACGCCGACGACTCGCGGAGGTCGGTGCGCGGCCGGGGCGCGATGGGGAAACCGTGACCGTGGGTGGTGTCGCGTCGATTGACGGCACGACGCGCGGCCACCGCACCTTTGTCACCGGGGGTGCGCGGTCGGGTAAGTCGCGGTACGCCGAGGCTCTTCTCGGCGATGCCGCCGAGGTGGTCTATGTGGCCGCAGGCGGACGCCGCGCCGACGACCCCGACTGGGCCCGGCGCGTCGAACTGCACCGCGCCCGCCGGCCGGCGTCGTGGACCACGCTCGAGACCACCGACGTGCCCGGGGTTCTGCGTTCGGCGAGCAGTCCGATTCTCATCGAGTGTCTGGGCACCTGGCTCACCGCGCGACTCGACCATCACGAGGTATGGGACAGCGGGGATCTGACCGGTGTCCGGGGCGACGTCGCGGAGCTGCTCGATGCCTGGCAGTCGTGCGAAGCGCCGGTGGTGGCGGTCAGCAACGAGGCGGGCAGCGGCGTCGTGCCGGCCACCGCGTCGGGCCGGTTGTTCCGAGATGAGCTGGGCCGTCTCAATGCCGCGATCGCAGATACCTCCGACTCGGTGGTGTTGATGGTCGCCGGGCAGGCCCTCACCATCCGGTGA
- a CDS encoding GntR family transcriptional regulator: MDLSDFVTLQRTTTPQQVADGLQDMILKGALLPGDRINESTLSRDLGISRNTMREAVRLLEATGLLRPHPRRGMQVWDPTDAEILDLFAARFHLETLGARQVSDDIDLGGVRKAFDEFAAVLADHDPDRIVEKDLKVHESIVALLDNAFLTSVFEQLLRQIRFFAFLLSIEEREYEDHDKLRAEHEAIVKAIESRNPDRAVEVVGDTVLLTRDEVREAIRKRRARESTV, encoded by the coding sequence ATGGATCTCTCAGACTTCGTGACGCTTCAACGCACCACGACGCCCCAGCAGGTCGCCGACGGACTCCAGGACATGATCCTCAAGGGCGCACTGCTTCCCGGCGATCGCATCAACGAGAGCACCCTGTCCCGCGACCTCGGAATCTCCCGCAACACCATGCGTGAGGCCGTGCGCCTGCTCGAGGCGACAGGCCTGTTGCGGCCACATCCCCGGCGCGGGATGCAGGTCTGGGACCCCACCGACGCCGAGATCCTCGATCTCTTCGCCGCGCGGTTCCACCTCGAGACCCTCGGGGCCCGGCAGGTCTCCGACGACATCGACCTCGGCGGCGTCCGCAAGGCCTTCGACGAGTTCGCCGCAGTGCTCGCCGACCACGATCCCGACCGCATCGTCGAGAAGGACCTCAAGGTCCACGAATCGATAGTTGCGTTGTTGGACAATGCATTCCTGACGTCGGTCTTCGAGCAGTTGCTACGCCAGATCCGGTTCTTCGCGTTCCTGTTGTCGATCGAGGAGCGCGAATACGAGGACCACGACAAGCTTCGCGCCGAACACGAGGCCATCGTGAAGGCCATCGAGTCACGCAATCCTGACCGTGCCGTCGAGGTCGTCGGTGACACCGTCCTGCTCACCCGCGACGAAGTTCGCGAGGCCATCCGCAAGCGCCGGGCCCGGGAGTCGACGGTCTGA
- a CDS encoding ABC transporter ATP-binding protein, with translation MSTRRSDPAVVCRGVSAARGGVEVLHDVDLEIPSGAWVSLVGPNGSGKTTLLHALAGLVEASGHLDVAGVQPRGARRREIARAVALMPQRPVVPEGTTVRELIGLGRTPHISRFGSETKHDLAVVDSVIERLELGEFAPRQASALSGGELQRVVLARALAQQPRVLLLDEPTSALDIGHQQQVLDLVDSMRRDRELTVLAAMHDLTSAAQYGQRLVLLDRGRIVADGPPAEVLTVARLNEVYAARVEVLDRRSGPAVLPLRSTPPDVADGPE, from the coding sequence ATGAGCACCCGCCGATCGGACCCCGCGGTGGTGTGCCGGGGTGTCTCGGCGGCCAGGGGCGGGGTCGAGGTCCTGCACGACGTCGACCTCGAGATCCCGTCCGGCGCCTGGGTTTCCCTCGTCGGGCCCAACGGATCGGGGAAGACCACGCTGCTGCACGCACTCGCGGGTCTGGTCGAGGCGAGCGGCCATCTCGACGTCGCCGGTGTGCAGCCCCGGGGTGCGCGGCGGCGCGAGATCGCGCGGGCCGTCGCACTGATGCCGCAGCGGCCCGTCGTGCCCGAGGGGACGACGGTGCGTGAGCTGATCGGTCTGGGCCGTACCCCGCACATCTCGAGGTTCGGCAGCGAGACCAAGCATGACCTGGCCGTGGTGGACAGTGTGATCGAGCGTCTCGAACTCGGGGAGTTCGCGCCGCGTCAGGCGTCCGCGCTGTCCGGCGGCGAGTTGCAACGGGTGGTGCTGGCCCGCGCGCTCGCCCAGCAGCCGCGTGTGTTGCTGCTCGACGAGCCGACCAGCGCACTCGACATCGGCCACCAGCAGCAGGTTCTCGACCTGGTGGACTCGATGCGCAGAGACCGGGAGCTGACCGTGCTGGCGGCGATGCACGACCTGACCTCGGCGGCGCAGTACGGCCAACGTCTCGTGCTGCTCGACCGCGGGCGCATCGTCGCCGACGGGCCGCCCGCCGAGGTGCTCACCGTTGCCCGGTTGAACGAGGTGTACGCCGCGCGCGTGGAGGTACTCGACCGGCGGAGCGGTCCCGCGGTGCTGCCGCTGCGGTCGACCCCGCCCGACGTCGCGGACGGGCCGGAGTGA
- a CDS encoding sugar ABC transporter ATP-binding protein → MGYISIEGVEKSFGATRALAGVDLSLARGEVHGLLGENGAGKSTLMKVLAGVVTPDAGTVGIDGATLELGRPAASRAAGLGIAYQELSSPGNVDVATKLCWPELPRGRAGLVSRKAMRRRASEILARFRLESVDPALLIADADLATRQRVEIVAAMAKDPKLLVLDEPTGALPDTDWLFDAVRRLAAAGTAVIYISHKLPEIEEICDRGTVLRSGRTVGEFERGSVNETELVEMMIGRSFEQSFPARRHHTDVDDVVLSVKSLAAGDRLREADLEVRRGEIVGLAGLEGQGQKDLVYALHGQVRRLGGSIDIDRGDASVSTSLVPEERKTEALFAEMSSEFNLTVASMRTFSAGPVINRSREQKVALEAAGRVNLPEPMLAKRISDLSGGNQQKVIFGRAVARDPACLLLFDPTRGVDAATKFEIYEMTRQFANKGRGVVLYSTEIPELVGLCDRVYVVAGGRIVSELVGEDISETAVMSAALAWNGSTQHGSTQHGSTQHGSTQQGSAAAEQEPAGKESA, encoded by the coding sequence ATGGGATACATCAGTATCGAGGGGGTCGAGAAGTCCTTCGGCGCGACGCGGGCACTGGCCGGCGTCGATCTGTCCCTCGCCCGCGGTGAGGTGCACGGGCTGCTGGGGGAGAACGGGGCGGGAAAGTCCACCCTGATGAAGGTGCTCGCCGGTGTGGTCACCCCTGACGCGGGAACCGTCGGCATCGACGGTGCGACACTGGAACTCGGGCGCCCCGCGGCCTCTCGCGCGGCCGGTCTCGGTATCGCGTACCAGGAACTGAGCTCGCCGGGGAACGTCGACGTCGCCACCAAACTGTGCTGGCCCGAGCTGCCCCGTGGACGGGCGGGCCTGGTCAGCCGCAAGGCGATGCGCAGGCGCGCGAGTGAGATCCTCGCTCGTTTCCGGCTCGAATCCGTCGACCCGGCGTTGCTGATCGCCGACGCCGATCTCGCGACCCGGCAGCGGGTCGAGATCGTCGCGGCGATGGCGAAGGACCCGAAGCTACTCGTCCTCGACGAGCCGACCGGCGCGCTGCCCGACACCGACTGGCTCTTCGACGCCGTGCGCAGGCTCGCCGCCGCCGGCACCGCCGTCATCTACATCAGCCACAAGCTGCCCGAGATCGAGGAGATCTGCGACCGCGGCACAGTGCTGCGCAGCGGGCGTACGGTCGGGGAGTTCGAGCGCGGATCGGTGAACGAGACCGAGCTCGTCGAGATGATGATCGGCCGGTCCTTCGAGCAGAGCTTCCCGGCCCGCCGGCACCACACCGATGTCGACGACGTGGTCCTCAGTGTGAAATCCCTTGCCGCGGGCGATCGTCTGCGCGAGGCGGATCTCGAGGTACGACGCGGCGAGATCGTCGGACTGGCCGGGCTCGAGGGCCAGGGCCAGAAGGATCTCGTCTATGCCCTGCACGGGCAGGTCCGCAGGCTGGGCGGGTCCATCGACATCGACCGCGGGGACGCGTCGGTGAGCACGTCGCTGGTTCCCGAGGAACGCAAGACCGAGGCGTTGTTCGCCGAGATGAGCTCGGAGTTCAACCTGACGGTCGCGAGCATGCGGACCTTCTCGGCCGGTCCGGTGATCAACCGGAGCCGCGAACAGAAGGTGGCGCTCGAGGCCGCCGGACGCGTCAATCTCCCCGAACCCATGCTCGCCAAGCGCATCTCGGACCTGTCCGGCGGAAACCAGCAGAAGGTCATCTTCGGCCGGGCCGTCGCACGAGATCCCGCATGCCTGCTGCTCTTCGATCCCACGCGTGGCGTCGACGCGGCGACGAAGTTCGAGATCTACGAGATGACAAGGCAGTTCGCCAACAAGGGCCGCGGGGTGGTTCTCTACTCGACCGAGATCCCCGAACTCGTCGGCCTGTGCGACCGCGTCTACGTGGTCGCCGGCGGACGCATCGTGAGTGAGCTGGTGGGCGAGGACATCAGTGAGACCGCGGTGATGAGCGCGGCGCTCGCCTGGAACGGGTCGACACAGCACGGATCGACACAGCACGGATCGACACAGCACGGATCGACACAGCAGGGTTCGGCTGCGGCCGAACAGGAACCCGCCGGAAAGGAATCGGCATGA
- a CDS encoding FecCD family ABC transporter permease — translation MVRRRYWVLGGAVVGLLGACLLAVLVGPAGLTAKGVILDLLDRLPLIDIDSGLTARQQTILWEVRMPRMVLGVIVGAMLAIAGAAYQGVFRNPLADPYLLGVSSGAGLGATVAIVAGGVIGSVGLPIVAFAGGLVAVAATYALGRTVGGGRSEVVIILAGVAVAAFANAIQTFLMQQHDDTLRQVYNWMLGRLGTDGWSEVVAVAPYVLVCVAVIALFGRTLDVMAVGDIEASSLGIRPERVRLLLVCVATLGTAAVVAVSGLIGFVGIVIPHAVRLLVGPGHRLLLPLSLLVGAAFLVLADVVARTAMSPAELPIGVVTAAIGAPFFLFVLRRSSRGAAV, via the coding sequence ATGGTGAGACGCCGGTACTGGGTGCTCGGCGGCGCTGTCGTCGGGCTGCTCGGCGCGTGCCTGCTCGCGGTCCTCGTCGGACCCGCGGGCCTGACGGCGAAAGGTGTGATCCTCGATCTTCTGGACCGGCTGCCGCTGATCGACATCGACTCCGGGCTGACCGCACGTCAGCAGACCATCCTGTGGGAGGTTCGGATGCCGAGGATGGTGCTCGGCGTGATCGTCGGCGCGATGCTCGCGATCGCCGGTGCCGCGTACCAGGGCGTCTTCCGTAACCCCCTCGCAGACCCGTATCTGCTGGGTGTCTCCAGCGGCGCCGGGCTCGGGGCCACGGTCGCGATCGTGGCGGGCGGGGTGATCGGTTCCGTCGGCCTGCCGATCGTGGCCTTCGCCGGAGGTCTGGTCGCCGTCGCCGCGACCTACGCCCTCGGGCGCACGGTGGGAGGCGGTCGTTCCGAGGTGGTGATCATCCTGGCCGGCGTGGCGGTCGCCGCCTTCGCCAACGCGATCCAGACCTTCCTGATGCAGCAGCACGACGACACCCTGCGGCAGGTCTACAACTGGATGCTGGGACGCCTGGGCACCGACGGATGGTCGGAGGTGGTGGCCGTGGCGCCGTACGTGCTGGTGTGTGTCGCGGTCATCGCACTGTTCGGGCGCACACTCGACGTCATGGCGGTCGGTGACATCGAGGCGTCGAGCCTGGGAATCCGTCCCGAACGGGTGCGGCTGCTGCTCGTCTGCGTCGCGACACTGGGGACCGCGGCGGTGGTGGCGGTCAGCGGACTCATCGGATTCGTCGGCATCGTGATCCCGCATGCGGTTCGTCTGCTCGTCGGGCCGGGTCATCGTCTGCTGCTTCCGCTTTCGCTGCTGGTGGGTGCCGCGTTCCTGGTGCTCGCCGACGTCGTGGCGCGGACCGCGATGTCCCCGGCCGAGCTGCCCATCGGGGTGGTCACGGCCGCGATCGGTGCGCCCTTCTTTCTGTTCGTGCTGCGGCGCAGCAGTCGGGGTGCGGCGGTATGA